The following proteins are encoded in a genomic region of Natrarchaeobius halalkaliphilus:
- a CDS encoding lycopene cyclase domain-containing protein → MRPDISVFGRYTYLVTELFWGTVALVLLQRAGALRKAAVTILALYPIAYVWDRYTLAVGVFDINLRTGVDVAGIPIEEHLFMAVVPGLVLGIHETIFGGE, encoded by the coding sequence ATGCGACCAGATATCAGCGTCTTCGGTCGGTACACCTACCTCGTGACTGAACTGTTCTGGGGCACCGTCGCCCTGGTCTTGCTCCAGCGGGCGGGTGCGCTTCGAAAGGCCGCGGTGACGATCCTCGCGCTCTATCCGATCGCGTACGTCTGGGACCGGTACACGCTCGCCGTCGGCGTTTTCGATATTAACCTCCGAACCGGTGTCGACGTCGCCGGCATCCCGATCGAGGAACACCTCTTCATGGCCGTCGTTCCCGGACTCGTTCTGGGAATCCACGAGACGATCTTCGGCGGGGAGTGA
- a CDS encoding CBS domain-containing protein, translating into MNIADIATQDYIEVDVGTRMGKVRSTFENGNPKGIIVTNDGEYEGVISEREVLQSHVEDDAKVAALTKPSRSAPAPKIDRHEDVRETARVLVESNAKVAPVFEHDELWGVISDDAILEAVLENLDTLTVEDIYTDAPVTLTEDDGIGKAINYLREHGISRLPVLNDSGFLTGVVTTHDIADFVIRENHTTTTGDRVGDSDRLLDVPIYDIMTSPVQTTTLDTTAKEAVETMLELDYAGLMVTPEDDDRVVSGVITKTDVLRALTFTEEEYMDVQITNVSLLDTISRESIVQSIEDVSDKYADMQVMHAHVRFTEHKEKLRGTPLVQCQIRLRTNKGQVAGTGEGYGAENAFRVALDKLERNVLEVKGITADEEYRGQLLRKLNEL; encoded by the coding sequence ATGAATATCGCTGATATCGCCACACAGGACTACATCGAAGTCGACGTTGGGACGCGAATGGGGAAGGTTCGTTCGACCTTCGAGAACGGCAACCCCAAAGGAATTATCGTCACTAACGACGGGGAGTACGAGGGCGTCATCAGCGAACGAGAGGTCCTCCAATCTCACGTCGAGGACGACGCGAAGGTCGCAGCACTCACCAAACCGAGCCGGAGCGCACCCGCACCGAAAATCGACCGACACGAGGACGTCCGAGAGACCGCTCGCGTGCTCGTCGAGAGCAACGCCAAAGTCGCACCAGTTTTCGAACACGACGAACTCTGGGGCGTTATCAGTGACGACGCCATCCTCGAGGCGGTCCTCGAAAACCTCGATACCCTCACCGTGGAGGATATCTACACCGATGCGCCGGTCACCCTCACCGAGGACGACGGAATCGGCAAGGCGATCAACTACCTTCGTGAGCACGGAATCTCCCGATTGCCGGTGTTGAACGACAGCGGCTTTCTCACCGGCGTCGTAACCACACACGACATCGCGGACTTCGTTATCCGCGAGAACCACACGACGACGACCGGCGACCGCGTCGGTGACAGCGATCGGTTGCTCGACGTTCCCATCTACGACATCATGACCAGCCCGGTTCAGACGACGACGCTCGACACCACCGCGAAAGAGGCCGTCGAGACGATGCTCGAACTCGATTACGCCGGGTTGATGGTCACGCCCGAAGACGACGACCGCGTCGTCTCCGGCGTCATCACGAAGACCGACGTCCTCCGAGCGTTGACGTTCACCGAAGAGGAGTACATGGACGTCCAGATCACGAACGTTTCGTTGCTCGATACGATCTCTCGAGAGTCGATCGTCCAGAGCATCGAGGACGTCTCGGACAAGTACGCCGACATGCAGGTGATGCACGCCCACGTCCGGTTCACAGAGCACAAGGAGAAACTGCGCGGTACGCCGCTCGTGCAGTGTCAAATCCGCCTACGGACGAACAAAGGTCAGGTCGCAGGCACCGGCGAAGGGTACGGTGCGGAGAACGCCTTCCGCGTCGCACTCGACAAACTCGAGCGAAACGTTCTCGAGGTCAAAGGAATCACGGCAGACGAGGAGTACCGCGGTCAGCTCCTGCGAAAACTCAACGAGCTGTAA
- a CDS encoding ABC transporter ATP-binding protein, with amino-acid sequence MAAIELRGVTKRYERRGILHTDSVTALQNVDLTVEDGDVFGFLGPNGAGKSTAIDIMLDYVAPTSGSVRVLGHDVDSDSVSVKERTGVLPDGYGPVSERTGREHLEFAIDAKDADDDPDELLARVDMLGPDGYPVDQYSKGMAQRLMLAMALVGEPDLLVLDEPSTGLDPNGARTMRRIVREENDRGATVFFSSHILEQVEAVCDRVAILDAGRLVTVDSIDRLRDTVGGSARVRLELSTVPDGVIERLEGIEGVSSVDVDATTVDVACENRAKAPAIATCYDSDATVTDVSTTEPSLDELFATVTEGTA; translated from the coding sequence ATGGCCGCTATCGAACTCCGCGGCGTAACCAAGCGCTACGAACGCCGTGGCATCCTCCACACGGACTCCGTTACCGCCCTCCAGAACGTCGATCTCACCGTCGAAGACGGTGACGTGTTCGGATTTCTCGGTCCGAACGGTGCCGGAAAATCGACGGCGATCGACATCATGCTGGACTACGTCGCGCCGACCAGCGGATCGGTCAGGGTCCTCGGCCACGACGTCGACTCCGACAGCGTCAGCGTCAAAGAACGGACGGGCGTCCTCCCGGACGGATACGGACCGGTCAGCGAACGGACCGGACGGGAACACCTCGAGTTCGCGATCGACGCCAAAGACGCCGACGACGATCCGGACGAGCTGTTGGCCCGGGTCGACATGCTCGGCCCGGACGGCTACCCCGTCGATCAGTACTCGAAGGGAATGGCCCAGCGACTCATGCTCGCGATGGCACTCGTCGGTGAGCCGGATCTCCTCGTTCTCGACGAACCCTCGACCGGACTCGATCCGAACGGAGCCCGAACGATGCGACGGATCGTCCGCGAGGAGAACGACCGCGGGGCCACCGTCTTCTTCTCGAGTCACATTCTCGAGCAGGTCGAAGCCGTCTGCGATCGGGTCGCAATCCTCGACGCCGGTCGGCTCGTGACGGTCGACAGCATCGACCGGCTGCGAGACACCGTCGGTGGGTCGGCGCGCGTGAGACTCGAGCTCTCGACGGTCCCCGACGGCGTGATCGAACGACTGGAGGGTATCGAGGGAGTCTCGAGCGTCGACGTAGACGCGACGACGGTCGACGTCGCGTGTGAAAACCGTGCCAAAGCGCCGGCCATCGCGACCTGTTACGATTCGGATGCGACGGTAACGGACGTCTCGACGACGGAGCCGTCGCTCGACGAGCTGTTTGCGACCGTTACGGAGGGAACCGCGTGA
- a CDS encoding ABC transporter permease: MTDAGAASRLALFAREDVRDAVRERQAHVLGVLFVLLGGGLAYSAGRTAQMVSAEIELVGRLVGPLALLIPLVALGLVAPAIVEKRATGALTVLLGLPFSRRTVVLGTVLGRTIVIAAGALASLIVAVPIALMMGVSVDPVDLLGVALAFGVLAVTFTAIAVAISTLTRTSTRASFGAFGTYVVFVFGLWAQLPMLALYVVSGFEYPETVPTWVEFVSALNPMTAFTNLGGAVSPLENVAFSSVPTEPAVYERPSAALVILLAWIGVSVWVSILRFERTDL, from the coding sequence GTGACTGACGCGGGTGCGGCCAGCCGTCTCGCGCTGTTCGCACGCGAAGACGTTCGAGATGCCGTACGCGAACGTCAGGCGCACGTTCTGGGTGTTCTGTTCGTCCTGTTAGGTGGGGGACTGGCGTATTCGGCCGGACGAACGGCACAGATGGTTTCCGCCGAGATCGAACTCGTGGGTCGGCTGGTCGGTCCGCTCGCGCTGTTGATTCCGCTCGTCGCGCTCGGACTCGTCGCCCCCGCGATCGTCGAAAAACGAGCGACCGGTGCGCTCACGGTCCTGCTTGGACTGCCCTTTTCGCGACGGACGGTCGTCCTCGGAACGGTTCTCGGGCGGACGATCGTCATCGCGGCCGGCGCACTCGCGTCGCTGATCGTCGCCGTTCCAATCGCGTTGATGATGGGCGTCTCGGTCGACCCTGTCGACCTCCTCGGAGTTGCACTCGCTTTCGGGGTTCTCGCGGTGACGTTCACGGCGATCGCCGTCGCGATTTCCACGCTGACGCGGACGTCTACGCGCGCCTCCTTCGGTGCCTTCGGGACCTACGTCGTCTTCGTCTTTGGCCTCTGGGCGCAGCTCCCGATGCTTGCGCTGTACGTCGTCTCCGGTTTCGAATATCCAGAGACGGTCCCGACGTGGGTCGAGTTCGTCTCGGCGCTGAATCCGATGACCGCGTTTACGAACCTCGGCGGTGCCGTTTCCCCACTCGAGAACGTGGCGTTCAGCTCGGTCCCGACCGAACCCGCCGTCTACGAACGGCCATCGGCTGCGCTCGTTATCTTGCTCGCCTGGATCGGCGTCTCGGTCTGGGTGAGTATTCTGCGATTCGAGCGAACCGATCTGTAG
- the radB gene encoding DNA repair and recombination protein RadB has protein sequence MNDEAIPTGCTPVDELLGGGFERGAVTQLYGPPAAGKTNLALSAAVATAVDGGTVVYIDTEGVSVDRFEQLLAAQCEPGDESTAIETVASRIVIEDALDFEEQAEAVRDAEGFAERADLIVLDSATGFYRLERTADGDDGEALRRVARQVTHLLSLARKHDLAVVLTNQVFSDPDSDRTRALGGNTLEHWTGVVLRLERFRGGNRRATLEKHRSKAVGESAQFRITDAGVDGGETASRR, from the coding sequence GTGAACGACGAGGCGATTCCAACCGGCTGTACTCCGGTCGACGAGTTACTCGGCGGAGGGTTCGAACGCGGAGCCGTCACGCAACTGTACGGTCCGCCGGCGGCGGGAAAGACGAACCTGGCGCTTTCGGCTGCAGTCGCGACGGCGGTCGACGGTGGCACCGTCGTCTACATCGATACGGAAGGCGTTTCGGTCGACCGCTTCGAGCAACTGCTTGCGGCCCAGTGTGAACCCGGAGACGAGTCCACCGCGATCGAAACGGTCGCCTCGCGGATCGTCATCGAGGACGCACTCGATTTCGAGGAGCAGGCAGAAGCCGTCCGAGACGCAGAAGGGTTCGCTGAGCGGGCGGATCTGATCGTCCTCGACAGCGCGACGGGGTTCTACCGACTCGAGCGAACCGCCGACGGCGACGACGGAGAAGCCCTTCGTCGCGTTGCCCGACAGGTGACACACCTCCTCTCGCTCGCCAGAAAGCACGATCTGGCCGTCGTCCTGACGAACCAGGTGTTTTCCGACCCGGACTCCGATCGGACGCGTGCGCTCGGGGGGAACACGTTAGAACACTGGACCGGAGTCGTTCTTCGACTCGAGCGGTTCCGCGGCGGGAACCGGCGGGCGACGCTCGAGAAACACCGCTCGAAAGCGGTGGGCGAATCCGCCCAGTTCCGGATCACTGACGCGGGCGTCGACGGCGGCGAAACTGCCAGCCGTCGCTGA